A portion of the Microcoleus sp. FACHB-831 genome contains these proteins:
- a CDS encoding response regulator — protein sequence MSKQSRLKILLVEDSRVSQMVVLKQLKKLGYEAESAANGQEALGMMARSNYDIVLLDCQMPVLDGYETISKIRELEGRGKHTIAIAITTNGMIENRARCLHLGMDDYLIKPVSEQELGACLEHWSQVNLTGKNDYSQIELTTAVPGNLLPRIDEADVNGIVDLNRLNDITLGNVNLQIEILQAFVEDAQMNLTGVKTAISVQDFITVEHKAHQIKGGSANVGVQSMQAIALAMESQAKQKSLEGVPELLIKIEKHLERVQAFTSRMIQGETCEPESTLSLTVGNSSSTQVSSMAKILIIDDDPSVLLVIKNSLQLMGHEVTVASNGEDGLAKARQIRPHLIICDWMMPALNGLEVCRQIKSDPELSVTFFILLTIRGDVKDRVEGLDTGADEYLSKPIDMSELRARVRAGLRSQGLMQELRVANKALLQANQQLTARNELLESLSLTDQLTGLLNRRAMDRALPHMLRQVGNRDANTRYRYLCLFVIDVDYFKRVNDTHGHSVGDSVLQAIAGRLQSNARPNSQLYRYGGEEFVCITQGLSPEAAWEYGEFLRSCIAKDPIKVSETLLLSVSISIGGAIASGTNLVDSQTLLRQADRCLYQAKGEGRNCLRMFCAWSNVYPVEKECTNPTYAQHC from the coding sequence ATGAGCAAGCAGTCACGACTGAAAATTCTCTTGGTAGAAGATAGCCGCGTTAGCCAAATGGTTGTCTTAAAACAGTTAAAAAAGCTTGGTTATGAAGCGGAAAGTGCTGCTAATGGTCAAGAAGCCTTGGGGATGATGGCTCGGTCGAACTATGACATCGTGCTGCTAGATTGCCAAATGCCCGTATTGGACGGTTATGAAACCATCAGCAAGATACGTGAATTAGAAGGCAGAGGTAAACATACAATAGCGATCGCCATTACCACGAATGGCATGATAGAAAATAGAGCCAGATGCCTCCATCTTGGGATGGATGATTACCTGATAAAACCTGTCAGCGAACAAGAATTAGGGGCTTGCTTAGAACATTGGAGTCAGGTGAATTTAACTGGCAAGAATGACTATAGCCAGATAGAGCTAACAACAGCGGTTCCAGGAAACTTACTACCAAGAATAGATGAAGCGGATGTCAACGGCATTGTCGATCTAAACCGCTTGAACGATATAACGCTGGGAAATGTAAATTTGCAGATAGAAATTTTGCAAGCGTTTGTAGAAGACGCGCAAATGAATTTAACAGGTGTAAAAACAGCAATATCTGTACAGGATTTTATAACGGTAGAGCATAAAGCGCACCAAATTAAAGGTGGAAGTGCCAATGTAGGAGTACAATCCATGCAAGCGATCGCTCTTGCAATGGAAAGTCAAGCTAAACAAAAAAGCTTAGAGGGAGTTCCTGAGTTATTAATAAAGATAGAAAAGCATTTGGAGCGAGTCCAAGCTTTCACATCTAGAATGATTCAGGGAGAGACTTGCGAACCAGAATCGACGTTAAGCCTAACAGTTGGTAATAGCAGCTCGACGCAAGTTTCCTCGATGGCGAAAATTTTAATTATTGATGACGATCCCAGCGTTTTGTTAGTAATAAAAAATTCGCTTCAACTGATGGGTCATGAAGTCACGGTAGCCAGCAATGGTGAAGATGGTTTGGCTAAAGCACGGCAAATACGCCCTCATTTAATCATCTGTGACTGGATGATGCCTGCGCTGAATGGGCTAGAGGTGTGCCGCCAGATAAAGTCCGATCCAGAATTATCAGTAACATTTTTTATCTTGCTAACAATTCGGGGGGATGTAAAAGACCGAGTGGAAGGGCTTGATACAGGCGCAGATGAATATCTATCAAAACCAATTGATATGAGCGAATTGCGGGCGCGGGTGCGAGCTGGGCTGCGATCGCAGGGGTTAATGCAAGAATTGCGAGTAGCAAATAAAGCATTGCTACAAGCTAACCAGCAGCTTACTGCACGTAACGAACTGCTAGAATCCCTTTCACTTACCGATCAGCTGACAGGTTTATTAAATCGTCGGGCAATGGATCGGGCTTTACCGCATATGCTGCGACAGGTGGGGAACCGCGATGCTAATACTCGCTACCGCTATTTATGTCTGTTCGTGATCGATGTGGATTATTTCAAGCGGGTTAACGATACGCACGGTCATAGTGTAGGAGATAGCGTATTGCAAGCGATCGCCGGACGGTTGCAGTCGAACGCACGCCCCAACAGCCAGTTGTATCGCTATGGCGGCGAAGAATTTGTCTGCATCACCCAAGGGCTGAGTCCGGAAGCTGCTTGGGAATACGGCGAATTTTTACGCTCTTGCATAGCCAAAGACCCAATCAAGGTTTCTGAGACTCTGTTGCTATCAGTATCGATCAGTATCGGTGGCGCGATCGCTAGCGGTACTAATTTAGTTGATTCTCAAACTTTATTGCGTCAGGCCGATCGCTGCCTTTATCAAGCCAAGGGTGAGGGTCGAAATTGCCTGCGGATGTTTTGTGCGTGGTCTAATGTTTATCCGGTAGAAAAAGAATGTACCAACCCTACTTACGCACAACACTGCTAA